From a region of the Dictyostelium discoideum AX4 chromosome 2 chromosome, whole genome shotgun sequence genome:
- a CDS encoding hypothetical protein (Similar to Dictyostelium discoideum (Slime mold). protein-tyrosine phosphatase 3 (EC 3.1.3.48) (Protein-tyrosine-phosphate phosphohydrolase 3)), with translation MKDIEILFWKVIHNKYLFNLIFQHIHKTNWIKQPTISDPTNGFMRLKFKYITSLEWMIKNKQYQLLICKLKSKQEMIDITQHGIELLFKITASTKDSEKKFL, from the coding sequence atgaaagatatagaaattttattttggaaagtaattcataataaatatttatttaatttaatttttcaacatATTCATAAAACCAATTGGATTAAACAACCAACAATAAGTGATCCAACCAATGGATTTATGagattaaaatttaaatatattaccTCTTTAGAATggatgataaaaaataaacaatatcaacttttaatttgtaaattaaaatcaaaacaagAAATGATCGATATTACACAACATGgaatagaattattatttaaaattactgCTTCCACTAAAGattcagaaaaaaaatttttatag
- a CDS encoding hypothetical protein (Similar to Dictyostelium discoideum (Slime mold). protein-tyrosine phosphatase 3 (EC 3.1.3.48) (Protein-tyrosine-phosphate phosphohydrolase 3)), with product MEIVDLTKLALHFNDYYLTNLLINEPFNYCIYPSALEYAIKTLDVQITKLLINSPNTIISNDTKLKSMELALMNENNKFEMVEFLLNNPQLISLPEKSQQLNHQHHPTKKLKQEKPLSLPTNHLINYYKDTLIKNKFTEEMINKINNNININNNKNNINNNNNNNNNNNNNNNNNNNNNNNNNNNNNNNNKLFNENGKLKIENFQNYLIYNDDILNDGFKDIIVKNNELKNFLREYCFKSSSSKIFIWMMNNINPQEIFQNVYIGPDFFKNRIIEDDKFGKIMTPIRFEQFTKVYTSNSLESNLENDINELDRYFINMFYLLDSEDYKTILKSVSPQFQQIKQLPKEWNPLLQVLSCFSNKRKVDDENNNGSVYFINDFETITWVSNCISNQNDYLVNRMAESNKTIQYGSLEIAKYAQETLFKNKNHYFGFTYLLNKAFKECNTLEISQILELSSSSINYSIINIKSFSPSQLIDIIQIFIDLNIFNNSNLFNLFASNIAQYFKSYQQQQQQQDEKSWINLNKIIGNLFDICPLSVINFLSQNILEGSEEICNFLNVQFIFNHFKLCNMYSLERRFKEFFEKQREYINVNPKVLLKERSNEQIQEIDSIINLLIEKIKNEKDNTGRSMIKIILNNLYSSLIQTKGISKETIINYYSLFKDNLITIDNSFFNLFYHLNLKSSHFSTYLINRGGLIISSDEIGFERNEWEENTFGGISQNYLSFPKNFQKDKYSFEVLFLENGGLSFDDLLERLISDLSHCKLNGTVNENYIDGLVENLNSDLSFCLCINRVDFFFKQMEFIQSLLDRNNFRIGNFPNYTNSNILSLELFRNTTTNNNQEKMNFEIKSFKYFPISDKVFDQILLTLNLQEIKTFLQFNQHYPNILSKLFEDRIIDYDIDRTELLEYLLNIYDQKIVYPILKQQLQKGRISIKNEKLFNNYINNNKNNSNSNNLRFEILKSVFTMTKHQELFNDFVATCNDDDNYKVEDCLSLVTNFLKDIFNCPQPEMKKPEIIQNPMYDEQLKTLSNLLRNEEILEMVNESFLNLDNEIISNIVTITVPTNLYKISQKEFSNLFKRNVFGWKFILSRISQNQQQPQQQQFELNHHYLTKSLIKNLIENDNDELFHFLRNELSNHYDYKHIYCDCDCDCDIIIIVFFFFFFFFYF from the exons ATGgaaattgttgatttaacaAAATTGGCATTACATTTCAATGATTATTACcttacaaatttattaataaatgaaccatttaattattgtattTATCCATCAGCATTAGAATATGCCATTAAAACTTTAGATGTTcaaattacaaaattattaataaattcaccaaatactattatttcaaatgacacaaaattaaaatcaatggaATTGGCATTaatgaatgaaaataataaatttgaaatggtAGAATTCTTATTAAATAATCCTCAACTAATATCATTGCCTGAAAAATCACAACAACTTAATCATCAACACCATCcaactaaaaaattaaaacaagaaaaacctttatcattaccaaccaatcatttaattaattattataaagatactttaataaaaaataaattcactgaagaaatgattaataaaataaataataatattaatattaataataataaaaataatattaataataataataataataataataataataataataataataataataataataataataataataataataataataataataataataataataaactatttaatgaaaatggtaaattaaaaattgaaaatttccaaaattatttaatctataatgatgatattttaaatgatggtTTTAAAGACATTatagtaaaaaataatgaattaaagaattttctACGTGAATATTGTTTTAAGTCATCAAgttcaaaaatatttatttggatgatgaataatataaatccacaagaaatttttcaaaatgttTATATTGGTccagatttttttaaaaatagaataattgaagatgataaatttggtaaaattatGACACCAATTAGATTTGAACAATTTACAAAAGTATATACATCAAACTCATTGGAatcaaatttagaaaatgatattaatgaattggatagatattttattaatatgttTTACCTATTGGATAGTGAAGActataaaacaattttaaaatcagttTCACCACAATTCCAACAAATCAAACAACTTCCAAAAGAATGGAACCCTTTATTACAAGTTTTATCttgtttttcaaataaaagaaaagttgatgatgaaaacaataatggaagtgtttattttataaatgattttgaaactaTTACATGGGTTTCAAATTGTATTTCCAATCAAAATGATTATCTTGTTAATAGGATGGCTGAAAGTAATAAAACTATTCAATATGGTAGTTTAGAAATTGCAAAATATGCTCAAGAAAccttatttaaaaataaaaatcactATTTTGGCTTTACCTATTTACTAAATAAAGCTTTTAAAGAGTGTAATACCCTTGAAATTTCACAAATTCTAGAATTATCAAGttcttcaattaattattcaattattaatatcaaatcATTCTCACCAAGCCAACTAATAGATATAATTCAAAtctttattgatttaaatatttttaataattcaaatttatttaatttatttgctTCAAATATTGCtcaatattttaaatcatatcaacaacaacaacaacaacaagatgaAAAGTCATggattaatttaaataaaataattggtaatttatttgatatttgTCCACTTAgtgtaattaattttttaagcCAAAACATATTAGAAGGTTCAGAAGAGAtatgtaattttttaaatgttcaatttatttttaatcatttcaaaCTTTGCAATATGTATTCATTGGAAAGaagatttaaagaattttttgaaaaacaaaGAGAATATATCAATGTTAACCCAAAAGTTTTACTTAAAGAAAGATCAAATGAACAAATCCaagaaattgattcaattattaatttattaattgaaaaaattaaaaatgaaaaagacaATACGGGTAGATCaatgattaaaattattttaaataatttatatagtTCTCTTATTCAAACCAAAGGAATTTCAAAAGAAAccattataaattattactcATTATTcaaagataatttaataactattgataattcattttttaatttattctatcatttaaatttaaaatcatctcATTTTAGTACCTACCTTATTAATAGAGGTggtttgattatttcatcaGATGAAATTGGGTTTGAAAGAAATGAATGGGAAGAAAATACCTTTGGTGGAATTTCACAAAATTATCTAAGTTTTCcgaaaaattttcaaaaggataaatattcttttgaagttttgtttttagaaaatggtggtttatcatttgatgatCTATTGGAGAGATTAATTTCAGATTTATCTCATTGCAAATTAAATGGTACAGTTAATGAAAACTATATTGATGGCCTTGTTGAAAATCTAAATAgtgatttatcattttgtCTCTGTATTAACcgtgttgatttttttttcaaacaaatGGAATTCATACAATCATTATTAGATAGAAATAATTTTAGAATTGGTAATTTCCCAAATtatacaaattcaaatatattatcattggaattatttagaaatacaacaacaaataacaatcaagaaaaaatgaatttcgaaattaaatcatttaaatactTTCCAATTAGTGATAAAGTATttgatcaaattttattaactttgAATTTacaagaaattaaaacatttttacaatttaatcAACACTATCCAAacattttatcaaaattgtTTGAAGATAGAATTATAGATTATGATATTGATAGAACAGAATTATtagaatatttattaaatatatatgatCAAAAAATAGTGtatccaattttaaaacaacaattacaaaaaggtagaatttcaattaaaaatgaaaaattatttaataattatattaataataataaaaataatagtaatagtaataatttaagatttgaaattttaaaatcagttTTTACAATGACTAAACATcaagaattatttaatgattttgttGCAACttgtaatgatgatgataattataAAGTTGAAGATTGTTTAAGTTTAGTaacaaactttttaaaagatatattCAATTGTCCACAACCagaaatgaaaaaaccagaaattattcaaaatccAATGTATgatgaacaattaaaaactctatcaaatttattaagaaATGAAGAGATATTAGAAATGGTGAATGAATCATTCTTAAATTtggataatgaaattatttcaaatattgtAACAATAACTGTACCAACAAATCTATATAAAATTAGCCAAAAAGAATTTagcaatttatttaaaagaaatgttTTTGGTTGGAAATTTATTCTCTCTAGAATCtctcaaaatcaacaacaaccacaacaacaacaatttgagttaaatcatcattatctcacaaaaagtttaattaaaaatctcattgaaaatg ataatgatgaattatttcattttttaagaaatgaattatcaaatcATTATGATTATAAGCATATATATTg tgattgtgattgtgattgtgatattattattattgtttttttttttttttttttttttttttatttttaa